One genomic region from Anopheles bellator chromosome 2, idAnoBellAS_SP24_06.2, whole genome shotgun sequence encodes:
- the LOC131210790 gene encoding apolipoprotein D-like produces MLRSLQNKDTMTMAAIGGTTIGACLLGTICFWLATLTPVAAQVPGFGQCPKVPVVEGFDTYAYLGRWYEQEKYPFFFELGGRCITADYTLNPDGTIGVLNRQKNSLTGNENSISGSARIVKSAKLAVKFPSAPFNVEAPYWVIGTDYKSYAVVYACSDLRGLISAKVAWILTRKRHPDIETMKKAYAVLDSAKISRAYLTRTDQKNCEEVKKAGKFILKTTPIRG; encoded by the exons ATGTTGCGATCACTCCAGAACAAGGATACAATGACAATGGCAGCTATCGG TGGAACAACGATCGGTGCGTGCCTGCTGGGGACGATCTGCTTCTGGTTGGCGACGCTGACACCGGTCGCCGCGCAAGTTCCGGGCTTTGGCCAATGCCCGaaggtgccggtggtggagggtTTCGATACATACGCGTATCTGGGCCGTTGGTACGAGCAGGAGAAGTATCCGTTCTTTTTCGAGCTCGGCGGGCGCTGTATAACGGCTGACTACACACTGAACCCGGACGGCACAATCGGGGTTTTGAATAGGCAGAAAAACTCACT AACTGGCAATGAAAACTCCATCAGCGGATCGGCACGGATCGTGAAGTCGGCCAAGCTTGCAGTTAAGTTCCCAAGTGCGCCAT TCAATGTTGAAGCGCCTTATTGGGTGATCGGTACGGATTACAAATCGTACGCCGTGGTCTATGCGTGCTCCGATCTGCGCGGTCTTATCAGTGCCA AGGTTGCATGGATTTTGACTCGCAAACGCCATCCGGACATCGAAACAATGAAGAAAGCATACGCCGTGCTGGACAGTGCGAAAATCTCCCGAGCGTACCTCACGCGAACCGATCAAAAGAATTGCGAAGAGGTGAAAAAAGCCGGCAAATTCATACTCAAAACGACGCCTATCCGAGGATGA
- the LOC131208063 gene encoding lopap-like: MQFLFLLALAGLGLVGAQIPGFGTCPDYSPIVRFNRTRFLGTWYEIERYFTVTEVATKCVSVTYEQRADGKIYVRNAYTNRFNGVERIISGVMDKGSKVKDGRYQIEYSSFPYNYNASVMVLDTDYDSFAVLYSCSSFGPVGHAVSAWLMGRERLPAGPVLQRAYGVLDKYKISRTFFMRTNQEDCVTRPPPEPAIDPTEATVTDAARNDFVVVRTEDELQQLRSDIFAGAPPGPLPADPVVADQQ, from the exons ATGCAGTTCTTGTTCCTGTTGGCGTTGGCTGGCCTTGGTCTTGTCGGCGCACAGATTCCCGGCTTCGGTACCTGCCCGGACTACTCGCCGATAGTGCGGTTCAATCGGACGCGCTTCCTGGGCACGTGGTACGAGATCGAGCGATATTTCACCGTGACGGAAGTGGCCACCAAGTGCGTTTCGGTCACCTACGAACAGCGTGCCGACGGGAAGATCTACGTCCGCAATGCGTACACTAATCGATT CAATGGCGTCGAGCGGATCATCTCGGGCGTGATGGATAAGGGGAGCAAGGTGAAGGATGGACGGTACCAGATTGAGTACTCGTCGTTCCCCTACAACTACAACGCGTCGGTGATGGTCCTCGACACGGATTACGATTCCTTCGCGGTGCTCTACTCCTGCAGCTCGTTTGGGCCGGTTGGCCACGCAG TGTCCGCCTGGCTGATGGGTCGCGAACGGCTTCCAGCCGGCCCGGTTCTACAGCGTGCCTATGGAGTGCTGGATAAGTACAAGATCTCCCGGACGTTCTTCATGCGCACCAACCAGGAGGACTGCGTTAcgagaccaccaccggaaccagccATCGATCCGACGGAAGCCACCGTTACCGATGCCGCACGCAACGACTTCGTGGTCGTGAGGACCGAGGACGAACTGCAGCAACTCCGTAGCGACATCTTTGCCGGTGCTCCGCCGGGGCCTCTGCCCGCCGATCCCGTTGTAGCGGATCAGCAATGA
- the LOC131212877 gene encoding P protein-like isoform X1, producing the protein MDFLSNLNVFKRRRNTSSTDSSSAVSSPASPPTATQSSSSGAGTGPQDASTPRQRPKRKSSKRKRMISVVPISEVTEASLELWRTLPSKIRHDPSMVSFQQVELEHARLHGGSNEDSFPEMQGTEDDPGGDDDGEDDDDEEGEEGDEEYENEFITINVTNEEGQNKEIGHVKEKKEIPKPHVHHLAGHYIGNITPPKHDDINDTGQNGHLDEDHPFRKYSKIICLFITWLLIMAFMVVKDEKLVEQKHLSISPGKTRAYILPRLPQSSRVKVTLEGTFLSEPYSNITEHYLTVYLQMLTSTLEANLSEPYASSSAKNITEPWYIPIVHPYLFDSAPIVKEQRLLDIADSNYDALHQTNGGGLVRLMIRSNIQASMPVAVHYDQSPVNRDVGVIYAAFVLIFLYVLIIWEIVHRTFAAVIASTLAISILAALNDRPTMEDIVGWIDVETILLLFSMMILVAILAETGIFDYISVYIYKITNGKIWSLIHCLCLCTVLISSFLDNVTTVLLMAPITIRLCEVMDMNPVPILMAITVHANIGGTTTPVGDPPNIIITSNQYILKHGVTFLNFTAHMLVGVIIVVITTNIHLRIIYKNINHLRMHEPKELKELRRNIKVWERAAGKIPPYSKDANLVRETLMKKVKLLRHQYKKKMTKGTVPEDIYRSTLEELQREHPIKNRPLLIKSGVVCIFIVSLFFLESIPELRRLSSGWAALLGVVLLLIISDKNDMDAILSRVEWPTLLFFAAMFTLMEAVERMGLIDWIGHATETIILSVSEDLRLAVAIIIILWISALTSAFVDSIPVTAMMVKIVVALSEKAYLGLPLQPMVWALAFGPCLGGNGTLVGASANVICAGIAEQHGYRYSFMDYFKLGFPIMLVSVVVTTGYLIMAHVVFAWH; encoded by the exons ATGGACTTTCTAAGCAATCTGAACGTTTTCAAACGGCGTCGCAACACGTCCTCGACCgactcgtcgtcggccgtgtcGTCGCCGGCGTCACCGCCCACCGCTACCCAGTCGTCGAGTTCGGGCGCCGGTACAGGACCCCAGGATGCCTCCACGCCCCGGCAGCGCCCGAAGCGCAAGAGTAGTAAACGCAAACGCATGATTTCCGTTGTCCCCATCAGCGAGGTTACCGAGGCATCGCTGGAACTATGGCGCACCCTGCCGTCCAAGATTCGCCACGACCCGAGCATGGTGTCCTTCCAGCAGGTCGAACTGGAGCACGCCCGGCTACACG GTGGCAGCAATGAGGACTCGTTCCCGGAAATGCAAGGAACGGAAGATGATCcgggtggcgacgacgacggcgaagatgacgacgacgaggagggcGAAGAGGGTGACGAAGAGTACGAGAATGAGTTCATCACCATCAACGTCACGAACGAGGAGGGCCAAAACAAGGAAATTGGGCACGTGAAGGAAAAGAA GGAAATTCCGAAACCGCACGTGCACCATCTGGCCGGCCATTACATCGGCAACATTACGCCTCCGAAGCACGACGACATCAACGACACTGGGCAGAACGGGCATCTGGACGAGGATCACCCGTTTCGGAAGTACTCGAAAATTATCTGCCTCTTCATCACGTGGCTGCTGATTATGGCGTTCATGGTGGTGAAGGACGAGAAGCTGGTCGAACAGAAGCATCTGTCGATCTCGCCGGGCAAAACGAGGGCCTACATCCTGCCGCGTCTGCCGCAAAGTTCGCGCGTCAAGGTGACGCTGGAGGGCACGTTCCTGAGCGAACCGTACAGTAACATCACCGAGCACTATCTGACGGTGTACCTGCAGATGCTGACGTCGACACTCGAGGCGAATCTGAGTGAACCGTACGCATCGAGTTCGGCAAAG AACATCACTGAACCGTGGTACATCCCGATCGTACATCCGTATCTGTTCGACAGTGCGCCGATCGTGAAGGAGCAACGGCTGCTAGATATCGCCGACAGTAACTACGACGCACTGCACCAGACGAACGGCGGAGGTCTGGTGAGGTTGATGATCCGTAGCAACATCCAGGCCAGTATGCCGGTAGCGGTCCACTACGACCAGTCGCCGGTCAACCGGGACGTGGGCGTAATCTACGCCGCGTTCGTGCTGATCTTCCTGTACGTACTGATCATCTGGGAGATCGTGCACCGCACGTTTGCGGCCGTGATTGCGTCGACCCTGGCCATCTCCATTCTGGCGGCGCTCAACGATCGGCCCACGATGGAGGACATTGTCGGGTGGATTGACGTCGAGACGATTCTGCTGCTGTTCTCGATGATGATACTGGTTGCGATCCTGGCCGAGACCGGCATCTTCGACTACATTTCGGTGTACATCTACAAG ATTACCAACGGCAAGATTTGGAGCCTGATACACtgtttgtgtctgtgtacGGTTCTAATCTCTTCGTTTCTGGACAACGTAACCACGGTGCTTCTGATGGCACCCATCACCATACG GCTCTGTGAAGTGATGGACATGAACCCGGTGCCGATCCTGATGGCGATCACCGTGCATGCCAACATCGGCGGAACGACCACACCGGTCGGGGATCCACCAAACATTATCATCACCTCGAACCAGTACATTTTGAAACAC GGAGTAACCTTTCTCAACTTCACCGCTCACATGCTGGTCGGGGTGATCATCGTGGTTATCACCACCAACATCCACCTGCGGATCATCTACAAGAACATCAACCACCTGCGCATGCACGAACCGAAGGAGCTGAAGGAACTGCGACGTAACATCAAGGTGTGGGAACGGGCGGCGGGCAAGATACCACCGTACTCGAAGGACGCCAATCTGGTCCGGGAAACGCTCATGAAAAAGGTGAAGCTGCTGCGCCACCAGTACAAGAAGAAGATGACGAAGGGTACGGTCCCGGAGGACATTTATCGGTCGACGCTGGAAGAGCTGCAACGGGAGCACCCGATCAAGAACCGACCGCTGCTGATCAAGTCTGGTGTGGTGTGCATCTTCATCGTGTCACTGTTTTTCCTCGAGTCCATCCCGGAACTGCGCCGCCTATCGTCCGGCTGGGCGGCCCTTCTCGGtgtcgtgctgctgctgatcattTCCGACAAGAACGATATGGACGCGATCCTGTCGAGGGTCGAGTGGCCAACGCTGCTGTTCTTTGCCGCCATGTTCACGCTGATGGAAGCGGTCGAGCGGATGGGGCTGATTGATTGGATTGGCCACGCGACCGAAACGATCATTCTGTCCGTGTCGGAGGATCTACGTCTGGCGGTGGCGATCATCATAATTCTATGGATTTCGGCGCTCACTTCGGCATTCGTCGATTCGATCCCGGTGACGGCAATGATGGTGAAGATCGTGGTGGCCCTCTCGGAGAAGGCGTATCTGGGGTTGCCCCTGCAACCGATGGTGTGGGCACTGGCTTTCGGTCCGTGTCTCGGTGGCAACGGTACACTGGTCGGGGCTTCGGCCAACGTCATCTGCGCCGGTATCGCGGAACAGCACGGTTATCGCTACAGCTTCATGGATTACTTCAA ACTCGGTTTCCCGATCATGCTGGTCAGCGTAGTCGTCACCACGGGCTACCTGATTATGGCGCACGTTGTCTTCGCCTGGCACTAG
- the LOC131212877 gene encoding P protein-like isoform X2, giving the protein MVSFQQVELEHARLHGGSNEDSFPEMQGTEDDPGGDDDGEDDDDEEGEEGDEEYENEFITINVTNEEGQNKEIGHVKEKKEIPKPHVHHLAGHYIGNITPPKHDDINDTGQNGHLDEDHPFRKYSKIICLFITWLLIMAFMVVKDEKLVEQKHLSISPGKTRAYILPRLPQSSRVKVTLEGTFLSEPYSNITEHYLTVYLQMLTSTLEANLSEPYASSSAKNITEPWYIPIVHPYLFDSAPIVKEQRLLDIADSNYDALHQTNGGGLVRLMIRSNIQASMPVAVHYDQSPVNRDVGVIYAAFVLIFLYVLIIWEIVHRTFAAVIASTLAISILAALNDRPTMEDIVGWIDVETILLLFSMMILVAILAETGIFDYISVYIYKITNGKIWSLIHCLCLCTVLISSFLDNVTTVLLMAPITIRLCEVMDMNPVPILMAITVHANIGGTTTPVGDPPNIIITSNQYILKHGVTFLNFTAHMLVGVIIVVITTNIHLRIIYKNINHLRMHEPKELKELRRNIKVWERAAGKIPPYSKDANLVRETLMKKVKLLRHQYKKKMTKGTVPEDIYRSTLEELQREHPIKNRPLLIKSGVVCIFIVSLFFLESIPELRRLSSGWAALLGVVLLLIISDKNDMDAILSRVEWPTLLFFAAMFTLMEAVERMGLIDWIGHATETIILSVSEDLRLAVAIIIILWISALTSAFVDSIPVTAMMVKIVVALSEKAYLGLPLQPMVWALAFGPCLGGNGTLVGASANVICAGIAEQHGYRYSFMDYFKLGFPIMLVSVVVTTGYLIMAHVVFAWH; this is encoded by the exons ATGGTGTCCTTCCAGCAGGTCGAACTGGAGCACGCCCGGCTACACG GTGGCAGCAATGAGGACTCGTTCCCGGAAATGCAAGGAACGGAAGATGATCcgggtggcgacgacgacggcgaagatgacgacgacgaggagggcGAAGAGGGTGACGAAGAGTACGAGAATGAGTTCATCACCATCAACGTCACGAACGAGGAGGGCCAAAACAAGGAAATTGGGCACGTGAAGGAAAAGAA GGAAATTCCGAAACCGCACGTGCACCATCTGGCCGGCCATTACATCGGCAACATTACGCCTCCGAAGCACGACGACATCAACGACACTGGGCAGAACGGGCATCTGGACGAGGATCACCCGTTTCGGAAGTACTCGAAAATTATCTGCCTCTTCATCACGTGGCTGCTGATTATGGCGTTCATGGTGGTGAAGGACGAGAAGCTGGTCGAACAGAAGCATCTGTCGATCTCGCCGGGCAAAACGAGGGCCTACATCCTGCCGCGTCTGCCGCAAAGTTCGCGCGTCAAGGTGACGCTGGAGGGCACGTTCCTGAGCGAACCGTACAGTAACATCACCGAGCACTATCTGACGGTGTACCTGCAGATGCTGACGTCGACACTCGAGGCGAATCTGAGTGAACCGTACGCATCGAGTTCGGCAAAG AACATCACTGAACCGTGGTACATCCCGATCGTACATCCGTATCTGTTCGACAGTGCGCCGATCGTGAAGGAGCAACGGCTGCTAGATATCGCCGACAGTAACTACGACGCACTGCACCAGACGAACGGCGGAGGTCTGGTGAGGTTGATGATCCGTAGCAACATCCAGGCCAGTATGCCGGTAGCGGTCCACTACGACCAGTCGCCGGTCAACCGGGACGTGGGCGTAATCTACGCCGCGTTCGTGCTGATCTTCCTGTACGTACTGATCATCTGGGAGATCGTGCACCGCACGTTTGCGGCCGTGATTGCGTCGACCCTGGCCATCTCCATTCTGGCGGCGCTCAACGATCGGCCCACGATGGAGGACATTGTCGGGTGGATTGACGTCGAGACGATTCTGCTGCTGTTCTCGATGATGATACTGGTTGCGATCCTGGCCGAGACCGGCATCTTCGACTACATTTCGGTGTACATCTACAAG ATTACCAACGGCAAGATTTGGAGCCTGATACACtgtttgtgtctgtgtacGGTTCTAATCTCTTCGTTTCTGGACAACGTAACCACGGTGCTTCTGATGGCACCCATCACCATACG GCTCTGTGAAGTGATGGACATGAACCCGGTGCCGATCCTGATGGCGATCACCGTGCATGCCAACATCGGCGGAACGACCACACCGGTCGGGGATCCACCAAACATTATCATCACCTCGAACCAGTACATTTTGAAACAC GGAGTAACCTTTCTCAACTTCACCGCTCACATGCTGGTCGGGGTGATCATCGTGGTTATCACCACCAACATCCACCTGCGGATCATCTACAAGAACATCAACCACCTGCGCATGCACGAACCGAAGGAGCTGAAGGAACTGCGACGTAACATCAAGGTGTGGGAACGGGCGGCGGGCAAGATACCACCGTACTCGAAGGACGCCAATCTGGTCCGGGAAACGCTCATGAAAAAGGTGAAGCTGCTGCGCCACCAGTACAAGAAGAAGATGACGAAGGGTACGGTCCCGGAGGACATTTATCGGTCGACGCTGGAAGAGCTGCAACGGGAGCACCCGATCAAGAACCGACCGCTGCTGATCAAGTCTGGTGTGGTGTGCATCTTCATCGTGTCACTGTTTTTCCTCGAGTCCATCCCGGAACTGCGCCGCCTATCGTCCGGCTGGGCGGCCCTTCTCGGtgtcgtgctgctgctgatcattTCCGACAAGAACGATATGGACGCGATCCTGTCGAGGGTCGAGTGGCCAACGCTGCTGTTCTTTGCCGCCATGTTCACGCTGATGGAAGCGGTCGAGCGGATGGGGCTGATTGATTGGATTGGCCACGCGACCGAAACGATCATTCTGTCCGTGTCGGAGGATCTACGTCTGGCGGTGGCGATCATCATAATTCTATGGATTTCGGCGCTCACTTCGGCATTCGTCGATTCGATCCCGGTGACGGCAATGATGGTGAAGATCGTGGTGGCCCTCTCGGAGAAGGCGTATCTGGGGTTGCCCCTGCAACCGATGGTGTGGGCACTGGCTTTCGGTCCGTGTCTCGGTGGCAACGGTACACTGGTCGGGGCTTCGGCCAACGTCATCTGCGCCGGTATCGCGGAACAGCACGGTTATCGCTACAGCTTCATGGATTACTTCAA ACTCGGTTTCCCGATCATGCTGGTCAGCGTAGTCGTCACCACGGGCTACCTGATTATGGCGCACGTTGTCTTCGCCTGGCACTAG